A genomic region of Alkalilimnicola sp. S0819 contains the following coding sequences:
- a CDS encoding tyrosine-type recombinase/integrase: MVNKTTKFRFTDRAIAKLAAQSANAPAKAAEYTDSEIPGLKVEVSKTGRKVFRLRYVYRGARRNYKLGVYPATDVAAARSRALEALALLDRDKDPQDERNRIRAMPTFAEFASQTYLPWAQRKRSYRADESKLRLHLVPRFGHRRIDGIGVQDIDIYHGEVKVSHCAATANRHRALLSKMFSLAVDYGLIAENPCRRVRLFKENNQVQRILTKDELGRLMVAIEAELNRTTARAATRVAATVIKFLLFTGVRRQEALEARWEHVDLEAGTLFLPNTKNGKGRHALLNDEARALLSEQPSLGQSPWVFPGRDPEKPLVNPTKAFKRILDAAGIEGRVRLHDARHNAATIAINAGASLYAVSRLLGHSSVSITTRYAHLGDAEQRQVAQSVGSAIRAAESA, encoded by the coding sequence ATGGTCAACAAAACCACCAAATTCCGTTTCACCGACCGCGCCATCGCCAAGCTGGCCGCCCAGTCCGCCAACGCCCCGGCCAAGGCTGCCGAGTACACCGACTCCGAAATTCCCGGCCTGAAGGTGGAGGTGTCGAAGACCGGCCGGAAGGTGTTCAGGCTGCGGTATGTGTACCGGGGCGCGCGGCGCAACTATAAGCTCGGCGTCTATCCGGCGACCGATGTTGCCGCGGCGCGCTCGCGGGCGCTGGAGGCGCTGGCGCTTCTCGACCGGGACAAGGACCCGCAGGACGAGCGCAACCGCATCCGGGCGATGCCGACCTTCGCCGAATTCGCCAGCCAGACCTACCTCCCTTGGGCGCAGCGCAAGCGCAGCTACCGCGCCGACGAGTCGAAGCTGCGCCTGCACTTGGTGCCTCGCTTTGGCCACCGCCGGATTGATGGTATTGGCGTCCAGGACATCGACATCTACCACGGCGAGGTGAAGGTGAGTCATTGCGCGGCGACCGCCAACCGCCACCGTGCCCTCCTGTCGAAGATGTTCAGCTTGGCGGTCGACTACGGCCTGATCGCCGAGAACCCCTGTCGTCGGGTGAGGCTGTTCAAGGAGAACAACCAGGTCCAGCGCATCCTGACCAAGGACGAGCTGGGGCGGCTGATGGTGGCAATCGAGGCCGAGCTGAACCGAACGACGGCGCGCGCCGCCACGCGGGTGGCCGCCACCGTGATCAAGTTCCTGCTGTTCACCGGCGTCAGGCGGCAGGAGGCGCTGGAGGCGCGCTGGGAGCACGTGGACCTGGAGGCCGGTACGCTGTTCCTGCCCAACACCAAGAACGGCAAGGGGCGCCACGCGCTCTTGAACGACGAGGCGAGGGCCTTGCTCTCCGAGCAGCCGAGCCTGGGGCAGTCGCCGTGGGTGTTTCCGGGCCGCGATCCTGAAAAGCCGCTGGTGAACCCGACGAAGGCGTTCAAGCGCATCCTCGACGCGGCGGGTATTGAGGGGCGAGTGCGGTTGCACGATGCCAGGCACAATGCAGCAACGATCGCCATCAACGCGGGGGCCAGCCTCTACGCCGTATCCCGCCTTCTCGGTCATTCCAGCGTTTCGATTACGACGAGGTATGCGCACCTGGGCGATGCCGAGCAGCGGCAGGTAGCGCAGTCGGTAGGTAGTGCGATCCGGGCGGCCGAGTCGGCCTAG
- a CDS encoding primase-helicase family protein, with product MAITRHSPSSTRLTLDMLRERAVQPDAAAAPVDVELPSANEDAHDTTSAAAPLAEATAVPADESTPHEPAHARQAGQPEPQRHEAARGEIPRRSNPPPEADPRNPDPLADILSMFVYVAAVDGMVNTETGEIMPFRAFCRLFQEHLDENLGLCERILFRDPGLAQKYVGFVLDPGAPHKVMRHGKPYLNTYRPPAFAAAEGDIAPFLDLVARLFDGEEEATRFFLDWTAYQLQHPGQKLPYAITLVGGPDIGKSLLGRMVAELVGARNTIHLRASDLVAKHNDCFLAARLGILDDMDRMSGTVARAFKRLVTSTQIWIEPKHAKGFSIPNVISFLAFARRREDVTVEEADKHNWVFVSDAAPLDYQDAGELLAWFFGEGRCYVLHALRSRDLTEFSPYAPPPAQPGHAELAAMSRSPTEDYLREALEGGMAPLEKDIVILSEVTDFLRTERNMITTITEVRKALVAIGGLRLGQKRLFGPDGPKPNVWAIRRHAHWQNASEDAIAAHHHERPDE from the coding sequence ATGGCCATCACCCGACACTCCCCCTCCTCCACCCGTCTCACTTTGGACATGCTCCGAGAGAGGGCGGTCCAGCCCGACGCCGCGGCGGCGCCCGTCGACGTCGAGCTTCCGTCGGCGAACGAGGACGCCCACGACACGACGAGCGCGGCAGCTCCCCTGGCTGAGGCGACTGCGGTACCCGCCGACGAATCAACCCCGCATGAGCCCGCTCATGCTCGACAGGCCGGCCAGCCTGAGCCTCAGCGCCACGAAGCCGCCCGAGGGGAAATCCCTCGCCGGAGCAATCCGCCGCCGGAGGCGGACCCGCGGAACCCGGACCCGCTCGCGGACATCCTGAGCATGTTCGTCTACGTTGCGGCCGTCGATGGCATGGTGAACACCGAGACCGGCGAGATCATGCCGTTCCGCGCCTTCTGCCGCCTCTTCCAGGAGCATCTGGACGAGAACCTCGGCCTCTGCGAGAGAATCCTGTTCCGCGATCCGGGGCTGGCCCAAAAGTACGTCGGCTTCGTGCTCGACCCGGGAGCGCCGCACAAAGTGATGCGGCACGGGAAGCCGTACCTGAACACCTACCGACCGCCCGCCTTCGCCGCGGCCGAGGGCGACATCGCGCCGTTCCTCGACTTGGTGGCCCGCCTGTTCGACGGCGAGGAGGAGGCCACGCGCTTCTTTCTCGACTGGACCGCGTATCAACTCCAGCACCCCGGCCAGAAGCTCCCGTACGCGATCACGCTCGTCGGCGGCCCCGACATTGGCAAGAGCCTGCTCGGGCGCATGGTGGCCGAGCTCGTCGGCGCGCGGAACACGATTCATCTGCGCGCGAGCGATCTTGTCGCCAAGCACAACGACTGCTTTCTCGCCGCTCGGCTCGGCATCCTCGACGACATGGACCGGATGAGCGGGACCGTCGCTCGCGCCTTCAAGCGTCTGGTCACCAGCACTCAGATCTGGATCGAGCCCAAGCACGCGAAGGGCTTCTCGATCCCGAACGTCATAAGCTTCCTCGCCTTCGCCCGCAGGCGCGAGGACGTGACCGTGGAGGAAGCGGACAAGCACAACTGGGTCTTCGTGAGCGATGCCGCTCCCCTCGACTACCAAGACGCCGGAGAACTGCTCGCTTGGTTTTTCGGCGAGGGCCGGTGCTACGTGCTTCACGCCCTCCGGAGTCGGGATCTCACCGAGTTCAGCCCCTACGCACCGCCGCCCGCGCAGCCGGGGCACGCGGAGCTCGCGGCGATGAGTCGCTCCCCGACCGAGGACTACCTGCGCGAAGCGCTGGAGGGCGGCATGGCGCCGCTGGAGAAGGATATCGTCATCCTCAGCGAGGTGACCGATTTCCTGCGCACGGAGCGCAACATGATCACGACCATCACCGAGGTCCGCAAGGCGCTGGTCGCTATCGGTGGCTTACGCCTCGGCCAGAAGCGCCTGTTTGGCCCCGATGGTCCCAAGCCGAATGTTTGGGCGATCCGCCGGCACGCTCACTGGCAGAACGCCAGCGAGGATGCGATTGCCGCGCATCACCATGAGAGGCCGGACGAGTAG